The proteins below come from a single Caulobacter segnis ATCC 21756 genomic window:
- a CDS encoding CoA pyrophosphatase — protein sequence MTRDERRAWIASRLDPIDSYDPSLANPLRSDFDLNPGLKFDNPHALRPAAVLVGLIEHEEGLTVLLTRRSDTLRSHTGQIAFPGGRCDPGETPWTTALREANEEVGLDPACVTLAGLLHGYQTVTGFHVTPVVGFIDPRAQFTPSPEEVADVFETPFDFLMDPANHQRQYREAPGGRRHFYAMPWNDRFIWGATAGMLRSLYERLHDDAPEALTG from the coding sequence ATGACGCGAGACGAACGCCGCGCCTGGATCGCCAGTCGCCTCGACCCGATCGACAGCTACGACCCCAGCCTCGCCAACCCGCTGCGGTCGGACTTCGACCTCAATCCCGGCCTGAAGTTCGACAATCCCCACGCCCTGCGTCCGGCCGCGGTGCTGGTCGGGCTGATCGAGCATGAGGAGGGGCTGACCGTCCTCCTGACCCGCCGCTCGGACACCCTGCGCAGCCACACGGGCCAGATCGCCTTCCCGGGCGGTCGCTGCGATCCGGGCGAGACGCCCTGGACCACCGCCCTGCGCGAGGCCAACGAGGAGGTGGGCCTGGATCCGGCCTGCGTGACCCTGGCCGGCCTGCTGCACGGCTACCAGACCGTGACGGGCTTCCACGTGACGCCGGTGGTCGGCTTCATCGATCCGCGCGCCCAGTTCACGCCGAGCCCCGAAGAGGTGGCGGACGTCTTCGAGACGCCGTTCGACTTCCTGATGGACCCCGCCAATCACCAGCGCCAGTATCGCGAGGCTCCCGGCGGTCGGCGGCACTTCTACGCCATGCCGTGGAACGACCGGTTCATCTGGGGCGCGACGGCGGGCATGCTGCGGTCGCTGTACGAGCGGCTCCATGACGACGCGCCCGAGGCGCTGACGGGCTGA
- a CDS encoding DUF1285 domain-containing protein, producing MTDAPAKTGLEGVAQAAKDAGASGERGLPPVWLWNPPHCGEIDIRIRKDGVWFHEGTPIGREALVRLFSTVLRLDPDGYHLVTPVEKMKITVEDAPFIATRVDRDGEALVFQTNVGDTVVAGPDNAIRVEIDPETGEPRPYVHVRRGLEALIVRPVFYELVELATPKDGVWGVTSNGAFFPVAPPGSAPA from the coding sequence ATGACCGACGCGCCCGCCAAGACTGGCCTGGAAGGCGTCGCCCAGGCCGCCAAGGACGCGGGGGCCTCCGGCGAACGCGGCCTGCCGCCGGTATGGCTGTGGAATCCGCCCCACTGCGGCGAGATCGACATCCGCATCCGCAAGGACGGCGTCTGGTTCCACGAAGGAACGCCCATCGGCCGGGAGGCGCTGGTGCGCCTGTTCTCGACGGTGCTGCGGCTCGACCCCGACGGCTACCACCTGGTCACGCCCGTCGAGAAGATGAAGATCACGGTCGAGGACGCGCCGTTCATCGCCACCCGCGTCGACCGGGACGGCGAGGCGCTCGTCTTCCAGACCAATGTCGGCGACACGGTCGTCGCCGGACCCGACAACGCCATCCGCGTCGAGATCGACCCCGAGACCGGCGAGCCGCGCCCCTATGTGCATGTCCGTCGGGGCCTCGAAGCCCTGATCGTCCGCCCGGTCTTCTATGAGCTGGTCGAGCTGGCGACGCCGAAGGACGGCGTCTGGGGCGTGACGTCGAACGGCGCCTTCTTCCCCGTCGCGCCTCCGGGATCGGCCCCGGCATGA
- a CDS encoding CCA tRNA nucleotidyltransferase, producing the protein MAASQTRAVIAALEAKGGVGCARFVGGCVRNTLMGKPVDDIDIATTLTPDQTIEAIEQAGLRAVPTGVEHGTVTALSGGRPFEVTTLRRDVATDGRRAVVAFTHDWGEDAQRRDFRFNALYADAEGTVYDPVGQGVEDARAGRVVFVGDPMTRIREDYLRILRFFRFQAWYGRLEPDAEALAACAALKDMLLGGTAERIQKELMKTLAADDPRPAFRLMAATGVLAAILPTVESLARFDALVAIETEQLFETDPVLRLAALTPDDNGAKALAERLRLSNADRDRIVEAKTPGPTIVSWMSPREARRAIYALGSSAFRDQVKLAWAGAERASTASQWRALLALAETWTPPTLPLTGEEIMKAGVPKGPMVGKVLREVELWWIDQDFIEDKFSVIERLKAVAQGMVY; encoded by the coding sequence ATGGCGGCGTCCCAGACGCGGGCGGTGATCGCGGCCCTGGAGGCCAAGGGCGGCGTCGGCTGCGCGCGCTTCGTCGGCGGCTGCGTCCGCAACACGCTGATGGGCAAGCCCGTCGACGACATCGACATCGCCACCACCCTGACGCCGGACCAGACGATCGAGGCGATCGAGCAGGCGGGGCTGCGCGCCGTGCCCACGGGCGTCGAGCACGGCACGGTCACCGCGCTGTCGGGTGGCCGCCCCTTCGAGGTCACGACCTTGCGCCGCGACGTCGCCACCGACGGTCGCCGGGCGGTGGTGGCCTTCACGCACGATTGGGGCGAGGACGCCCAGCGCCGCGACTTCCGCTTCAACGCCCTCTACGCCGACGCCGAAGGGACGGTCTACGACCCGGTGGGCCAAGGCGTGGAGGACGCGCGCGCCGGCCGGGTGGTGTTCGTCGGCGATCCGATGACCCGCATCCGCGAGGACTATCTGCGGATCCTGCGCTTCTTCCGCTTCCAGGCCTGGTACGGCCGGCTCGAGCCGGACGCCGAGGCGCTGGCCGCCTGCGCGGCGCTGAAGGACATGCTGCTGGGAGGCACGGCCGAGCGGATCCAGAAGGAACTGATGAAGACGCTGGCCGCCGACGATCCGCGGCCGGCCTTCCGCCTGATGGCCGCCACCGGCGTCCTGGCCGCGATCCTGCCGACGGTGGAGTCGCTGGCCCGTTTCGACGCCCTGGTCGCCATCGAGACCGAGCAACTGTTCGAGACCGATCCCGTGCTGCGCCTGGCCGCCCTGACGCCCGACGACAACGGCGCCAAGGCTCTGGCCGAGCGCCTGCGCCTGTCCAACGCCGACCGCGACCGCATCGTCGAGGCCAAGACCCCGGGCCCGACGATCGTCTCCTGGATGAGCCCGCGCGAGGCGCGTCGGGCGATCTACGCCCTGGGCTCCAGCGCCTTCCGCGACCAGGTCAAGCTGGCCTGGGCCGGGGCCGAGCGCGCCTCGACCGCGTCGCAGTGGCGGGCGCTGCTGGCGCTCGCCGAGACCTGGACGCCCCCGACCCTGCCGCTGACCGGCGAGGAGATCATGAAGGCCGGCGTGCCCAAGGGGCCCATGGTTGGCAAGGTGCTGCGCGAGGTCGAGCTCTGGTGGATCGACCAGGACTTCATCGAGGACAAGTTCAGCGTCATCGAACGCCTGAAGGCCGTCGCCCAGGGGATGGTCTATTGA